One window from the genome of Mumia sp. ZJ1417 encodes:
- a CDS encoding 4-oxalomesaconate tautomerase: protein MTSGVRCALMRGGTSKGGLFLAEDLPADVAARDALLLRVMGSPDPRQIDGLGGAHPLTSKVGVVSRSDEPGIDVDYLFLQVVVDAPVVSTSQTCGNILAAVGPFAVERGLVLARDGVTEVRVRMVNNDGRATLHVRTPGGVVTYDGDTELAGVPGTAAPVEIDLQALTVPLLPTGHLTDELAGVTVTCIDNGMPSVIVRAGDLGCTGAESPDALESDVALVARIGRIRAEASAAMGLPSDLATSTVPKVVLVSPPEGGGTLQTRSFIPHRVHQAIGVLGAATVAAAAALPGTVAHELAAGPAPGRPLRIEHPTGFLDVAVASGNDTEDLTPSVARTTIVRTARMLMDGTVYAGPARAL, encoded by the coding sequence GTGACGAGCGGAGTCCGGTGTGCACTCATGCGAGGCGGCACCTCGAAGGGCGGCCTATTTCTCGCTGAAGACCTTCCGGCGGACGTCGCTGCACGTGATGCCCTTCTTCTGCGCGTCATGGGCAGCCCTGACCCGCGCCAGATCGATGGGCTCGGGGGGGCGCACCCGTTGACCAGCAAGGTTGGCGTGGTGTCACGTTCTGACGAACCCGGCATCGACGTCGACTACCTATTCCTGCAGGTTGTCGTCGATGCGCCGGTCGTGTCCACCTCCCAGACCTGTGGCAACATCCTTGCCGCCGTCGGTCCGTTCGCGGTCGAGCGTGGCCTCGTCCTCGCGCGAGACGGCGTGACGGAGGTGCGGGTGCGGATGGTGAACAACGACGGTCGCGCGACCCTCCATGTCCGTACCCCTGGCGGTGTCGTCACGTACGACGGAGACACGGAGCTCGCCGGCGTGCCGGGCACTGCGGCACCGGTGGAGATCGACCTTCAGGCGCTGACGGTGCCGCTGCTGCCGACCGGCCACCTGACTGATGAGCTTGCCGGCGTGACGGTGACCTGCATCGACAACGGGATGCCGTCGGTCATCGTCCGCGCCGGCGACCTCGGGTGTACCGGCGCGGAGTCCCCGGACGCTCTCGAGTCCGACGTAGCGCTCGTCGCGCGAATCGGTCGGATCCGCGCCGAGGCCAGCGCCGCGATGGGACTTCCGTCCGACCTGGCCACGTCCACCGTGCCGAAGGTCGTGCTGGTTTCTCCGCCCGAGGGCGGTGGCACTCTGCAGACCCGGAGCTTCATCCCGCACCGCGTGCACCAGGCGATCGGGGTCCTCGGCGCCGCCACCGTCGCTGCGGCCGCCGCTCTTCCCGGGACGGTCGCCCACGAGCTCGCTGCTGGCCCGGCCCCCGGCCGTCCACTCCGGATCGAGCACCCCACCGGCTTCCTCGACGTCGCGGTCGCGTCCGGCAACGACACCGAAGACCTCACGCCGTCAGTCGCCCGGACGACGATCGTCCGCACTGCGCGGATGCTGATGGACGGCACCGTCTACGCCGGGCCCGCCCGCGCCCTGTGA
- a CDS encoding VOC family protein: MPAPMGDIAHLGHVELLTPDLDGTVWFFTEILGLTESSRDAGSAYLRTFDDYEETSIVVTSNKTPGLGRTALRASSEEALQRRVRAIEASGGVGRWEEGRAGTGRTYVTTDPDGHEIGLYYETRWYEAPPELAPGLKNQPQAKPRQGVGVRRLDHVNFLAASVLPNAEFIGDVLGARPTEQIQLDTGKIAARWLTFNNKSYDLVYTEDWSGSSGRLHHIAFATDTREDILRAADLCLDNGVFIETGPHKHAIQQTFFLYVYEPGGNRIELCNPLTRLVLAPDWSLITWTEKERAKGQAWGLKTIQSFHTHGTPPLPEA, from the coding sequence ATGCCGGCACCGATGGGCGACATCGCCCACCTCGGCCATGTCGAGCTGCTCACGCCCGACCTCGACGGAACTGTCTGGTTCTTCACCGAGATCCTCGGCCTGACCGAGTCCTCCCGTGATGCGGGCTCGGCGTACCTGCGGACCTTCGACGACTACGAGGAGACGAGCATCGTGGTCACCTCGAACAAGACGCCCGGCCTCGGCCGTACAGCCCTGCGCGCTTCGAGCGAGGAAGCGCTTCAGCGGCGCGTCCGCGCGATCGAGGCGTCGGGCGGTGTGGGCCGTTGGGAGGAAGGCCGTGCGGGCACCGGACGGACGTACGTGACGACCGACCCCGACGGCCACGAGATCGGGCTGTACTACGAGACCAGGTGGTACGAGGCCCCGCCCGAGCTTGCGCCGGGCCTCAAGAACCAGCCGCAAGCGAAGCCTCGCCAAGGAGTTGGTGTTCGTCGGCTCGACCACGTGAACTTCCTGGCCGCATCGGTCCTCCCCAACGCCGAGTTCATCGGCGACGTCCTGGGTGCCCGTCCCACCGAGCAGATCCAGCTCGACACCGGCAAGATCGCCGCCCGGTGGCTCACTTTCAACAACAAGTCGTACGACCTCGTCTACACCGAGGACTGGTCCGGCTCGTCAGGCCGGTTGCACCACATCGCCTTCGCCACCGATACACGTGAAGACATCTTGCGCGCCGCCGACCTGTGCCTCGACAACGGCGTGTTCATCGAGACCGGGCCGCACAAGCACGCGATCCAGCAGACGTTCTTCCTGTACGTCTACGAACCCGGCGGTAACCGCATCGAGCTCTGCAACCCGCTGACGCGGCTGGTGCTCGCGCCGGACTGGTCCTTGATCACCTGGACGGAGAAGGAGCGCGCGAAGGGGCAAGCGTGGGGCCTGAAGACGATCCAGAGCTTCCACACCCACGGCACACCGCCGCTGCCAGAAGCATGA
- a CDS encoding GntR family transcriptional regulator, which translates to MAAGNQRPTSDPQVVTAAIRDAILGADFVPGQRLVEADLSEQFHASRAAVRAALFSLATEGLVERIANRGARVRVISLDEATEIYEVRMVVEALCAAKAAERVDDEAIVMLRQIGTDMRTAVASGDVFGYSALNQRLHQALRDLSGQHTAADVLDRLHGQLVRHQFKLATKPGRPQVSIVEHLEIIEAVCARDPDAASAAVRRHLESVIDAMRQSAAQEAAAV; encoded by the coding sequence ATGGCGGCAGGCAACCAGCGTCCGACGAGTGATCCCCAGGTCGTGACGGCGGCGATCCGCGACGCGATCCTTGGGGCGGACTTCGTTCCCGGCCAGCGGCTCGTCGAAGCAGACCTCTCCGAGCAGTTCCACGCGAGCCGCGCGGCCGTCCGTGCGGCGCTCTTCAGCCTTGCGACCGAGGGGCTCGTCGAGCGGATCGCAAACCGTGGCGCACGGGTGAGGGTCATCTCGCTCGACGAAGCGACTGAGATCTACGAGGTACGGATGGTGGTCGAGGCGCTCTGTGCGGCGAAGGCCGCCGAGCGGGTCGACGACGAGGCGATCGTGATGCTCCGGCAGATCGGCACGGACATGCGTACGGCGGTGGCCTCTGGTGACGTGTTCGGATACTCGGCTCTCAACCAGCGGCTCCACCAGGCGCTGCGCGACCTCAGCGGGCAGCACACAGCAGCCGACGTCCTCGACCGCCTGCACGGCCAGCTGGTCCGTCACCAGTTCAAGCTCGCCACCAAGCCCGGCCGCCCGCAGGTCTCCATCGTGGAGCACCTGGAGATCATCGAGGCGGTCTGCGCACGTGATCCCGACGCCGCTTCGGCTGCCGTGCGACGGCACCTTGAAAGTGTCATCGACGCGATGCGTCAATCGGCGGCGCAAGAAGCTGCAGCGGTGTGA